One region of Peribacillus simplex genomic DNA includes:
- the scpB gene encoding SMC-Scp complex subunit ScpB: protein MEVINWKGILEALLFATGDEGLSVKQIASVLEITEYQARDIVESLKEEYISDVRGIQVIEIAGVYQMTTKKAHSDYLKRLVETTSTQGLSQAALETLAIIAYKQPITRAEIDEIRGVKTERPIHTLVTKVLIKEVGRAEGSGRAYLYGTTKEFLDYFGLNSIDELPPLADNSDDSFENGEADLFFEKFQQTIE from the coding sequence TTGGAAGTTATTAATTGGAAAGGGATTCTTGAGGCATTATTGTTTGCAACTGGAGATGAAGGACTCTCCGTCAAACAAATTGCCTCTGTCCTTGAAATTACGGAATATCAAGCAAGAGACATCGTTGAAAGTTTAAAGGAAGAATATATATCGGATGTACGCGGGATTCAGGTGATCGAAATAGCGGGTGTTTATCAAATGACGACAAAAAAAGCACACTCGGATTACCTGAAAAGACTGGTGGAAACGACAAGCACACAAGGTTTGTCCCAGGCAGCTTTGGAAACACTCGCAATCATTGCCTATAAGCAGCCGATTACTAGAGCTGAAATTGATGAAATTCGCGGGGTCAAAACGGAACGCCCCATCCATACACTTGTCACGAAAGTCTTAATAAAAGAGGTCGGACGTGCTGAAGGATCCGGCCGGGCTTATTTATATGGGACAACAAAAGAGTTTTTGGATTACTTCGGCCTGAATTCCATAGATGAATTACCGCCGCTCGCGGATAATTCGGATGATAGCTTTGAAAATGGTGAAGCCGATCTGTTTTTTGAAAAATTTCAGCAAACAATCGAATAA
- the ahpC gene encoding alkyl hydroperoxide reductase subunit C: MSLINKQVEDFKVQAYHAGEFKEVTLEDVKGKWAVFFFYPADFSFVCPTELADLQDNYETFKEIGCEVYSVSTDTHFSHKGWADATDTIGKIQYPMLADPANVLSRQFGVLIEEDGLALRGTFIVNPEGQIKAYEVNDLGIGRNAEELVRKVQAAQFVAEHGDKVCPAKWTPGEATLEPSLDLVGKL, encoded by the coding sequence ATGTCATTGATCAATAAACAAGTTGAAGATTTTAAAGTACAAGCTTACCATGCAGGAGAATTCAAAGAAGTTACACTTGAAGATGTTAAAGGAAAATGGGCAGTATTCTTTTTCTATCCAGCTGACTTCTCATTCGTATGTCCAACTGAATTAGCTGATCTTCAAGATAACTATGAAACATTCAAGGAAATTGGTTGTGAAGTTTACTCAGTTTCAACAGATACTCATTTCAGCCACAAAGGCTGGGCTGATGCTACTGATACAATCGGTAAAATTCAATATCCAATGTTAGCTGACCCAGCAAACGTTTTATCCCGTCAATTCGGTGTATTAATCGAAGAGGATGGATTGGCTCTACGCGGAACTTTCATCGTAAATCCAGAAGGACAAATTAAAGCATACGAAGTTAATGACTTAGGGATTGGCCGTAATGCAGAAGAACTTGTGAGAAAAGTTCAAGCTGCACAATTCGTAGCAGAACACGGAGATAAAGTTTGCCCTGCAAAATGGACTCCAGGTGAAGCTACTCTTGAACCAAGCCTAGACCTTGTAGGTAAACTTTAA
- a CDS encoding FAD-dependent oxidoreductase produces the protein MKKIYDLLIIGGGPAGLSAGVYAGRAKLKTIILEKGTGGGQAATTSEIANYPGIRHISGPRLVEEMKLQNEDFGVEFAKADVTGVDFSGEVKVVKTLGGDYQARAVIIATGATPRTLGFPGEEEFTGRGVAYCSTCDGEFFEGLEVFVIGAGYAAAEEAIFLTRFATKVTIIARESSFSCAPSIVDKVMANDKIEVKFNTEILGVYGDGMIQSARFINNETKEEFEYKAKEEDSTFGVFVFIGYEPKTEIFTGHIEMDHAGYILTDDDMNTNVKGVYAAGDLRPKSLRQIITAVSDGAIAATDAGKYIAEEKDRLGIKDEPEVEKPAKKEQAAVPAGKSALLSDALRGQLKGIFGKMESDVTLVSIVDESLPKSVELRDFLLDVAELGDNLHLELYNKGENTEIEAKINADKFPVVSLLNSNGEYSGVKYHGVPGGHELNSFILAIYNLAGPGQALDSAVLNSIKGISKKANIKVMVSLACHYCPDVVVGAQRIAIENPNVEAEMVDISNFQEIKKKYKVMSVPAMIINDEEVVFGAKKIDEIAALLV, from the coding sequence ATGAAAAAAATATATGATTTATTAATTATTGGCGGCGGTCCTGCAGGCCTCTCAGCGGGCGTTTATGCAGGAAGAGCTAAACTAAAGACAATAATTCTTGAAAAAGGAACTGGCGGCGGACAAGCTGCAACTACATCGGAAATAGCCAATTATCCTGGTATCCGCCATATTTCGGGTCCAAGGTTAGTTGAAGAAATGAAGCTTCAAAATGAAGATTTTGGCGTGGAATTCGCTAAAGCCGATGTAACGGGCGTGGATTTCTCCGGTGAGGTAAAAGTCGTTAAAACCCTTGGTGGGGACTACCAGGCCCGCGCCGTCATCATTGCAACGGGTGCTACTCCAAGAACATTGGGCTTTCCGGGTGAAGAGGAATTCACTGGACGCGGTGTAGCTTATTGTTCAACTTGTGATGGCGAATTCTTTGAAGGGTTGGAAGTTTTCGTTATCGGGGCAGGGTATGCAGCCGCTGAAGAAGCTATATTCCTGACACGCTTTGCTACAAAAGTTACAATCATCGCCCGGGAATCAAGCTTCTCGTGTGCCCCGTCCATCGTTGATAAAGTGATGGCAAATGATAAGATTGAAGTGAAATTCAATACGGAGATCCTTGGGGTATATGGGGACGGGATGATTCAAAGTGCCCGTTTCATCAATAACGAGACTAAAGAAGAATTTGAATATAAGGCGAAGGAAGAAGACAGTACGTTTGGAGTATTCGTTTTCATTGGTTACGAGCCGAAAACAGAGATTTTCACTGGCCATATCGAAATGGACCATGCTGGTTACATTCTCACGGATGATGATATGAATACTAATGTGAAGGGTGTATATGCGGCGGGCGACCTAAGGCCAAAATCTTTGCGCCAGATTATCACCGCTGTATCTGACGGTGCGATTGCAGCAACGGATGCCGGCAAATATATTGCTGAAGAAAAAGATCGTTTAGGCATCAAAGATGAACCTGAAGTTGAAAAACCGGCGAAAAAAGAACAGGCCGCTGTCCCAGCAGGAAAGAGCGCTTTATTAAGTGATGCGTTACGTGGCCAACTGAAGGGAATCTTCGGCAAGATGGAGAGCGACGTTACATTGGTGTCCATCGTCGATGAAAGTTTGCCAAAATCAGTCGAATTGCGAGACTTCTTGTTGGATGTTGCGGAATTAGGAGATAATCTTCATCTTGAGTTATACAACAAGGGGGAAAATACGGAAATTGAAGCAAAAATCAATGCAGATAAGTTCCCAGTTGTTTCCCTCTTAAATTCAAATGGTGAATACAGCGGCGTCAAATACCACGGTGTACCAGGCGGCCATGAGCTGAATTCCTTCATCTTGGCTATCTATAACCTGGCCGGACCAGGTCAGGCATTGGATTCAGCCGTATTGAATTCAATTAAGGGAATCAGTAAAAAAGCGAACATTAAGGTTATGGTTTCATTGGCATGTCACTACTGTCCAGACGTTGTAGTGGGTGCACAGCGCATAGCGATTGAAAACCCTAACGTTGAAGCTGAAATGGTCGATATAAGCAATTTCCAGGAAATTAAGAAGAAATATAAAGTCATGAGCGTGCCGGCTATGATCATCAATGATGAAGAAGTGGTATTCGGCGCTAAGAAAATAGATGAAATCGCTGCATTATTAGTATGA
- a CDS encoding DUF1002 domain-containing protein, with the protein MKKTNKWVFLTIFLCLLLPYKAFADAAVGEMTVTLGENLTNEQKNMVLSEMKAPNDVEVLTVTNAEEHEYLGDYIASRLIGTKAISSSAITLEEKGTGLKLESKNINWVTDEMYINALATAGVKDATVYVTAPIPVSGTAALTGVIKAYEISSDKKIPEDVKQAANEEMVKTAKLGDEIGTEEASALVTKIKEEMAENPPANTEEVREVVESSAKELGIALNDNQVQSLIDLFNKLKELNIDWNSVGDQLTAAKDKLSNFLESEEGQSFLDKLKEVFSSLIDAIKSFFS; encoded by the coding sequence ATGAAAAAAACGAATAAATGGGTCTTTTTAACCATTTTTTTATGTCTATTATTGCCATATAAAGCTTTTGCAGATGCAGCTGTTGGTGAAATGACCGTCACACTAGGAGAAAATTTGACAAATGAACAAAAAAATATGGTTTTGTCAGAAATGAAAGCCCCTAATGATGTTGAGGTTCTAACGGTTACAAATGCGGAGGAACATGAATACTTAGGAGACTATATCGCCAGCCGGCTGATTGGTACAAAAGCTATTTCATCCTCTGCCATTACTTTGGAGGAAAAAGGCACTGGCCTTAAACTGGAGTCGAAAAACATTAACTGGGTCACAGACGAAATGTATATCAACGCATTGGCAACTGCTGGAGTAAAAGATGCTACCGTTTATGTCACCGCACCTATACCCGTTTCCGGTACAGCAGCTTTGACAGGGGTCATTAAAGCCTATGAAATCTCTTCAGACAAGAAGATTCCGGAAGATGTGAAGCAGGCAGCGAATGAAGAAATGGTAAAAACAGCTAAATTGGGTGATGAAATCGGTACAGAGGAAGCCTCTGCACTGGTAACGAAAATCAAAGAGGAAATGGCTGAAAATCCTCCGGCCAACACTGAAGAGGTCCGCGAGGTTGTCGAGTCTTCAGCAAAAGAACTGGGAATTGCCTTAAATGATAATCAAGTTCAAAGTTTAATTGATTTATTCAATAAACTAAAAGAATTGAATATTGATTGGAACTCTGTCGGGGATCAGCTTACTGCCGCTAAAGATAAGCTTTCCAATTTTCTTGAGTCCGAAGAGGGTCAATCATTCTTAGATAAATTGAAAGAAGTCTTCAGCAGTTTAATAGACGCGATCAAATCTTTTTTCAGCTGA
- a CDS encoding D-alanyl-D-alanine carboxypeptidase family protein: MRFSYKGLSSLCIVILLLSFMAPLQSAKAKVSVSAHSAILMDEDSGRVIYEVNAHEKNRIASITKIMTAILAIESGLMDEKVKVSSTAFGTEGSSLYLKEGERIKLEDLVYGLMLRSGNDAAVAISEKVGGSLDGFVWMMNQKAEEIGMKNTHFSNPHGLDNTKNHYSTAYDMAILTRYAMQNETYAKIAGTKEHRAPNSTEQWDYVWKNKNRLLTQLYEYCTGGKTGYTKLAKRTLVTTATKNGHDLIAVTLNGPDDWNDHIQMYEAAFKDYKPTEILPEGMVKNMENKIYKGHVYIKKDFSYPLTKEETKLVNVKMKLLKPQKDWKDKRKIPEVVGRASIYLDGKKIGTRSIFYGESKESFKQQSFQSSWAEVFEAVLGIERNG; the protein is encoded by the coding sequence ATGCGTTTTTCATATAAAGGGTTATCAAGTTTGTGTATCGTCATTCTCCTGTTGTCTTTTATGGCACCCTTACAAAGCGCCAAAGCAAAGGTTTCCGTAAGTGCCCATAGTGCGATTTTAATGGATGAGGATAGCGGAAGGGTCATTTATGAAGTGAATGCCCATGAAAAGAATCGTATAGCAAGCATTACGAAAATAATGACGGCTATCTTGGCTATTGAATCGGGACTAATGGATGAAAAAGTGAAGGTGAGCAGTACTGCCTTCGGGACGGAGGGATCATCCCTTTATTTAAAAGAAGGTGAAAGAATTAAGCTCGAAGATTTGGTTTATGGCTTGATGCTTCGTTCAGGCAATGATGCAGCAGTCGCAATCAGTGAAAAGGTTGGCGGAAGCCTGGATGGATTCGTCTGGATGATGAATCAAAAGGCGGAAGAAATCGGGATGAAAAATACTCATTTTTCAAATCCACATGGTTTGGATAATACGAAAAATCATTATTCAACCGCATATGATATGGCCATACTCACTCGTTATGCCATGCAAAATGAAACGTATGCCAAGATTGCCGGCACAAAGGAACATAGGGCACCTAATTCCACAGAACAATGGGATTATGTATGGAAAAACAAAAATCGCCTACTTACACAATTATATGAGTATTGCACAGGGGGGAAAACAGGGTATACCAAACTAGCAAAACGTACCTTGGTCACGACGGCAACAAAAAACGGGCATGACCTGATTGCTGTGACATTGAATGGTCCGGATGATTGGAATGATCATATTCAAATGTACGAAGCCGCCTTTAAGGATTATAAGCCAACAGAAATTTTACCTGAAGGCATGGTAAAGAATATGGAAAATAAAATATATAAAGGGCATGTGTACATTAAAAAGGATTTTTCATACCCACTAACAAAAGAAGAGACAAAGTTGGTCAATGTGAAAATGAAATTGTTGAAGCCTCAGAAGGATTGGAAAGATAAAAGGAAAATCCCGGAAGTGGTCGGCAGGGCATCCATCTATCTCGATGGAAAGAAAATAGGTACGCGTTCAATTTTTTATGGGGAATCAAAAGAAAGCTTCAAGCAACAATCGTTCCAATCATCATGGGCCGAGGTATTTGAAGCGGTATTGGGAATCGAACGGAATGGTTAA
- a CDS encoding DUF309 domain-containing protein, with the protein MNYAEDYLSFLVHFHGTRDYFECHEILEEYWKETAPKERDSHWVGLIQIAVALYHDRRENKKGAARTLAKALANLHSKQAELLKLGLDPEKLFKLLEDTHERMLSKKPYESINLPIADQGLIEKCQSMCWQEGYIWGEGSDMANLSIVDKHLLRDRSDVISERARQLSLRKTGMEDRP; encoded by the coding sequence TTGAATTACGCGGAAGACTACCTTTCTTTCCTTGTCCATTTCCATGGAACAAGGGATTACTTTGAATGTCATGAAATTCTTGAAGAATATTGGAAGGAAACCGCTCCAAAAGAACGTGACTCCCACTGGGTCGGGCTCATCCAAATTGCGGTTGCCCTATACCATGATCGCAGGGAAAACAAAAAAGGGGCTGCAAGGACACTTGCTAAAGCCCTTGCAAATCTCCACTCTAAACAAGCCGAGCTCCTGAAATTGGGGCTCGATCCAGAAAAACTGTTCAAATTGCTCGAGGACACACATGAACGGATGCTATCCAAAAAGCCATATGAAAGCATTAATCTTCCGATAGCGGATCAAGGGTTGATCGAAAAATGCCAATCCATGTGTTGGCAGGAAGGGTACATATGGGGCGAAGGTAGCGACATGGCTAATTTATCAATTGTTGATAAACATTTATTGCGCGACCGTTCGGATGTCATTTCTGAAAGGGCTCGGCAGCTATCCCTTCGAAAAACAGGAATGGAGGACCGCCCTTAA
- a CDS encoding nucleoside recognition domain-containing protein produces MVNYIWVGMFVIGIVFGMINGTMDQVNKALFVSAKEAVTLCLGLMSILVFWLGLMKIAEESGLLDKLSNLFKPFMRWLFPEVPPNHPAMGYILSNMMANTFGLGNAATPLGIKAMEQLKKLNGGKATVSRSMVTFLAINTSSVTLIPTTVIAIRMNYDAHSPTDIVFPTIIATAISAVGGIAIDRYFYYRRKRSGRE; encoded by the coding sequence ATGGTTAATTACATTTGGGTTGGGATGTTTGTGATCGGTATTGTATTTGGCATGATTAATGGGACCATGGATCAGGTGAATAAAGCTCTTTTTGTCAGTGCAAAGGAAGCGGTAACCCTTTGTCTGGGACTGATGAGCATTCTTGTCTTTTGGCTGGGTTTGATGAAAATAGCGGAAGAATCGGGACTGCTTGATAAACTATCCAACTTGTTCAAGCCATTCATGAGATGGCTGTTCCCTGAAGTGCCGCCTAATCATCCGGCTATGGGATATATCCTTTCGAATATGATGGCAAACACATTCGGTTTAGGAAATGCAGCTACACCTCTTGGTATTAAAGCCATGGAGCAGCTAAAGAAACTAAATGGAGGAAAAGCAACGGTAAGCCGCTCGATGGTCACTTTTTTAGCGATCAATACCTCAAGCGTAACGTTGATTCCGACGACTGTTATTGCAATCCGCATGAATTACGATGCCCACTCCCCGACGGACATCGTTTTCCCGACCATAATAGCAACAGCCATTTCTGCCGTTGGAGGAATCGCGATAGACCGATATTTTTATTACAGGAGAAAGAGAAGCGGGAGGGAATAG
- a CDS encoding superoxide dismutase, with the protein MSDVEEYAKDVSEWVDGVMEYLEKIDITDSQLLSNIERLSQLTKDLNEEEMDDEDMVLIEEEMARVYEEIEELAREFSIQERQSVPIGRHTLPPLPYAYEALEPTISREIMYLHHDKHHQAYVDGLNKAELMMQKARERKDFSLLKHWEKEAAFHGSGHYLHTLFWEVMIPGGGGQPKGDLLKQIEKDFGSFAAFKSHFSEAAKQVVGVGWAILVWVPRARRLEILQSELHMLLTQWDTIPILVLDVWEHAYYLQYKNNRAGYVDKWWDVVNWPQTAVRFTEAKKLIWKKQ; encoded by the coding sequence ATGTCTGATGTAGAAGAGTATGCAAAAGACGTAAGTGAATGGGTTGATGGAGTCATGGAATATCTTGAGAAGATCGATATCACCGATTCGCAATTGTTGTCAAATATTGAACGACTTTCCCAGTTGACAAAAGATTTGAATGAGGAAGAAATGGATGATGAGGATATGGTCCTGATTGAGGAAGAGATGGCACGGGTCTACGAAGAAATTGAAGAACTCGCTAGAGAATTCAGTATACAGGAAAGGCAATCAGTGCCGATTGGGAGGCATACACTTCCGCCATTACCTTATGCCTATGAAGCGTTGGAACCGACGATTTCAAGGGAAATCATGTATCTGCACCATGATAAGCATCATCAAGCATATGTCGATGGGCTGAATAAAGCGGAATTGATGATGCAAAAAGCGAGGGAGAGGAAAGATTTTTCCTTGTTGAAGCATTGGGAAAAGGAAGCAGCTTTTCATGGGTCAGGCCATTATCTCCATACGCTGTTTTGGGAAGTGATGATTCCAGGAGGAGGCGGACAGCCAAAGGGAGATTTACTTAAACAGATTGAGAAGGATTTTGGAAGCTTTGCAGCGTTTAAAAGTCATTTTAGTGAAGCGGCCAAACAGGTAGTAGGTGTTGGCTGGGCGATTTTAGTCTGGGTTCCACGTGCGCGGCGGCTAGAAATACTTCAATCCGAATTGCATATGTTGTTGACCCAGTGGGATACGATCCCGATTCTTGTTCTTGATGTATGGGAACATGCTTATTACCTGCAATATAAAAATAATCGGGCAGGGTATGTGGACAAATGGTGGGACGTTGTAAACTGGCCGCAAACAGCGGTAAGGTTCACAGAAGCGAAGAAGCTTATTTGGAAAAAACAATAA
- the lysA gene encoding diaminopimelate decarboxylase, producing MHLYGTSGVNERGHLKIGGVDTIELIEQFGTPLYVYDVELIRERARGFKRTFEELGISAQVAYASKAFSSIAMIQLADQEGLSLDVVSAGELYTAIKANFPTERIHFHGNNKSEEELHMALDYEIGCIVVDNFSELALLEEICTSREQKVKILLRVTPGIEAHTHDYILTGQEDSKFGFDLINGQAESALRQALKSEFLEVLGLHCHIGSQIFQTTGFLLAAQKIIGKLNEWHGSIGFQPKVLNLGGGFGIRYTQEDDPLPASQYVEEIVREVQNLIADSDLVMPEIWIEPGRSLVGDAGVTLYKVGSEKEVPNVRKYIAVDGGMSDNIRPALYEAKYDAILANRPLDPVEETVSIAGKCCESGDMLIWDLPLPKAGRGDVLAVFCTGAYGYSMSNNYNRIPRPAVVFAEKGEARLVIKRETYEDLIHLDLALHEAAVVNKE from the coding sequence ATGCATTTGTACGGAACCAGTGGTGTCAATGAACGTGGACATCTGAAAATTGGCGGAGTGGACACGATCGAACTGATCGAACAATTTGGCACTCCATTATATGTTTATGATGTAGAGCTAATTCGTGAACGGGCAAGAGGGTTCAAGAGAACTTTTGAAGAATTGGGGATCTCAGCCCAAGTTGCATACGCAAGTAAGGCTTTCTCTTCGATTGCCATGATTCAGTTGGCTGATCAAGAAGGACTTTCTCTCGATGTTGTCTCAGCGGGGGAATTGTATACGGCAATTAAGGCAAATTTCCCAACTGAACGCATTCACTTTCATGGAAATAACAAAAGTGAAGAAGAGCTGCATATGGCTTTGGATTATGAAATTGGCTGTATAGTAGTCGATAATTTTTCAGAGTTGGCACTTTTGGAAGAAATTTGTACAAGCCGTGAACAAAAGGTGAAAATCCTTCTTCGTGTAACACCAGGAATTGAAGCCCATACGCATGATTATATCTTGACAGGGCAAGAGGATTCGAAATTTGGTTTTGATCTTATTAACGGACAGGCGGAAAGCGCCCTTCGACAAGCGCTGAAAAGCGAGTTTCTGGAAGTGCTGGGACTCCACTGCCATATCGGTTCGCAGATCTTTCAAACGACCGGTTTCCTTCTGGCGGCCCAAAAAATTATCGGCAAGTTAAATGAATGGCATGGTTCGATAGGGTTTCAACCAAAGGTATTGAATCTCGGAGGGGGATTCGGAATTCGGTATACACAAGAGGACGACCCGCTTCCGGCATCTCAATATGTAGAAGAAATCGTTAGGGAAGTACAGAACCTGATTGCTGACTCTGATTTAGTGATGCCTGAAATCTGGATTGAACCTGGCCGTTCATTAGTCGGAGACGCCGGGGTGACCTTGTATAAGGTCGGTTCTGAAAAGGAAGTGCCTAATGTCCGTAAATATATTGCCGTAGATGGGGGCATGAGTGATAACATACGTCCAGCTCTTTATGAAGCGAAGTATGACGCAATTCTTGCAAACCGCCCACTTGACCCTGTAGAAGAGACAGTGTCCATTGCTGGGAAATGCTGCGAAAGCGGAGATATGTTGATTTGGGATTTACCATTGCCAAAAGCCGGACGCGGTGATGTCTTGGCAGTCTTTTGTACAGGGGCATATGGATATTCCATGTCGAATAATTACAATCGGATTCCGAGACCGGCTGTCGTCTTTGCCGAAAAAGGAGAAGCCCGATTGGTCATCAAACGTGAGACGTACGAAGATCTTATCCATTTGGATTTGGCCCTTCATGAAGCGGCCGTCGTCAATAAAGAATAA
- a CDS encoding segregation/condensation protein A translates to MGYNIKIDAFEGPMDLLLHLINRLEIDIYDIPMADITDQYLGYIHTMQHLELDVASEYLVMAATLLAIKSKMLLPKHEDEQLIDEDGEIFEEDPRDELVEKLLEYKKYKYAAEEFKGMEEERSLMFTKPPSDLSVYVKEAESDKQELNISLYDMLGALQKLLRRQKIQKPLYTKVTKQEISIEKRMDEIMIELQSIKGKKSFFELFSLPVKEHIVITFMAVLELMKLNEIIVEQEDNFSEIMIAAKEGVEQVGSY, encoded by the coding sequence ATGGGTTATAATATAAAAATTGACGCTTTCGAAGGTCCGATGGATTTACTCCTGCATTTGATTAATCGCCTTGAAATAGACATCTACGATATTCCGATGGCTGATATTACAGATCAATACCTAGGATACATCCATACGATGCAGCACCTGGAATTGGATGTGGCCAGCGAATATTTGGTGATGGCTGCAACACTGCTTGCCATCAAGAGTAAAATGCTGCTTCCAAAGCATGAAGATGAACAATTGATTGATGAAGATGGGGAAATATTTGAAGAAGATCCACGGGATGAGCTTGTGGAGAAACTATTAGAATATAAAAAGTATAAGTATGCAGCTGAAGAGTTTAAAGGGATGGAAGAAGAACGCAGCCTGATGTTCACTAAACCCCCAAGTGATTTATCTGTATATGTTAAAGAAGCGGAAAGTGATAAACAAGAGTTGAATATAAGTCTATACGATATGCTCGGAGCTCTGCAAAAACTGCTCCGAAGGCAAAAAATACAAAAGCCGCTTTACACTAAAGTAACGAAACAAGAGATATCGATAGAAAAACGAATGGATGAAATCATGATTGAGTTACAATCAATTAAAGGGAAGAAAAGTTTTTTTGAACTGTTTTCGCTTCCGGTTAAAGAGCATATCGTCATCACTTTTATGGCAGTACTGGAATTAATGAAACTAAATGAAATCATCGTTGAACAGGAAGATAATTTTTCGGAAATCATGATTGCTGCTAAGGAAGGTGTAGAGCAAGTTGGAAGTTATTAA
- a CDS encoding YpuI family protein, with protein sequence MGNTLVKSQLEDVKGFLETTVAQLEEFINETTYSKLQEEKSGDETYYKGILSSLRRMLVSCEEGLEACQIVLKNDVFNKAAAEKTLYRVYHQCIEEYFSPKSDRWFEDSRSAYTGKNSIKFHQSVPDSIISILKAVESGFQTMREELEFYETDYRTKMLQSR encoded by the coding sequence TTGGGGAATACATTGGTAAAATCTCAGCTTGAGGATGTAAAAGGGTTTTTAGAAACGACAGTGGCTCAACTAGAAGAATTTATAAATGAGACGACCTATTCTAAGTTGCAAGAGGAAAAAAGCGGGGATGAAACCTATTATAAAGGGATCCTTTCTAGTTTAAGAAGAATGCTTGTAAGTTGTGAAGAGGGCTTGGAGGCTTGCCAAATCGTTCTGAAAAATGATGTTTTCAATAAAGCTGCAGCTGAAAAGACGCTTTATAGAGTTTATCATCAATGTATCGAAGAATACTTTTCCCCAAAATCAGATCGGTGGTTTGAGGACAGCAGATCTGCCTATACAGGAAAAAACTCGATTAAATTTCACCAAAGTGTACCTGACAGCATAATCTCCATTCTGAAGGCCGTGGAAAGTGGATTCCAGACAATGCGTGAAGAATTGGAGTTTTATGAAACGGATTACCGGACGAAAATGTTACAGTCAAGATAG
- a CDS encoding YjcZ family sporulation protein produces MGAGGFGHGGGFAFIVVLFILLVIVGASWC; encoded by the coding sequence ATGGGTGCAGGTGGTTTTGGGCACGGCGGCGGATTCGCGTTTATTGTAGTATTGTTCATTTTATTAGTTATCGTCGGTGCTAGTTGGTGTTAA
- a CDS encoding GNAT family N-acetyltransferase produces MLIKYKKSYEKFAMGLLSFMPNEKEIKTLRNTMKNYETDENLQLFLWKDEEITGLIGIEVSPTHIEIQHISVNPSFRKQGIGKTMVRAIKEQYPDKELKANEFTESFLDRCEEV; encoded by the coding sequence ATGTTGATTAAGTATAAGAAAAGTTATGAGAAGTTTGCCATGGGATTATTATCTTTCATGCCAAATGAAAAAGAGATAAAAACGCTTCGGAATACGATGAAGAATTATGAAACGGATGAAAACCTACAGCTGTTCTTATGGAAAGATGAAGAGATTACGGGCTTGATCGGAATAGAAGTCTCTCCAACCCACATTGAGATACAGCATATATCTGTAAATCCATCCTTTCGGAAGCAAGGTATCGGTAAAACGATGGTAAGGGCCATCAAGGAGCAATATCCTGATAAAGAACTAAAAGCAAATGAGTTTACGGAAAGCTTTCTTGACAGGTGCGAAGAAGTCTAA